Genomic DNA from Nitrospirota bacterium:
CTGCCTGCTTCTGAATTCTATGCCGAGATCCCCTATATATCACCCCGGAGGCCAGTGCATGGCCCTGCCGCCTAACAGGTGCAGGTGAATATGAAATACGGTCTGACCGCCGTCAGCGTTCGTATTCATGACCAGCCTGAAGCCTTTTCCGTCGATGCCTTTGTCTTTTGCGATCTTTGCTGCTGTCCGGACGAGATGCCCGACAAGGGCGATGTCTGCTTCCGAGACCTCAAGGGTCGTTGATATATGTTTCTTCGGGATGATCAGGGTATGCACCGGCGCCTGGGGCGTGATGTCCTCAAAGGCAAGACAGATATCATCTTCAAAGATGACCTTTGCCGGTATCTTCTTCTCTGCTATCTTGCAGAAGATGCAGTCACTCATCGCTTTCTCTCCTTTTCTGAAACCGTATTTCAAGCTCCCTGAAAATATCGTCATGGCTCAGTCCATCCTGATGCATAAGCATCATGCAGTGAAACCAGAGATCAGCAATTTCATGAATGACCTCTTCCCTGTTGCTGTTTTTTGATGCAATGATAACTTCAGACGCTTCTTCTCCAATTTTTTTCAGTATTTCGTCTTTTCCTCTGGCCTGAAGCCCCGAAATATAGGAACCCGGCTGTGGATTAATCTGTCTGTTTCTGATTACTGCAAGCAGGTCGTCGAGAATCATTTTTTGCCGTACACGTCTTCTTCGGAAAACACCGCGCCGGATATCTCGCTGCCGTTGATGTCAGTATAAAAGCATGACCTGTGGCCTGTGTGGCAGGCCCCCGGACCTTTCTGGTCGACCTTGATAAGCACCGTATCTTTATCGCAGTCATAGAGGATCTGCTTCACTTCCTGGACGTGGCCGGAGGATTCACCTTTTTTCCAGAACTTCTGGCGGGACCGGGACCAGAAATGCGTGTGCCCGGTCTCGACGGTCTTCTGCAAAGAAGCTTCGTTCATGTATGCCATCATCAGGACTTCATTATTCTGGACATCCTGGATGATCGCCGGTATAAGTCCCTGTGAGTCGTATTTCAGGTCAGGTATATTCATTTCTTCTCCCTATCTATAATTTATGGCCGATCTTTCTAAGAAATTCATGCCTGTGTGCCTTGTCCTCGGCGTTTTCAATGCCGCGGGGTGAAAACCCGTCAATGACTCCCAGAACGCCGTTCCCCTGTGAAGACACTGCGGTGATCACCTCAACAGGGTTGCCGGTTGCGCAAAATATCCTGCAGACCTCTGGGCAGTTCTTCACCTGATTCAGAATATTGATCGGGAACGCATTCCTAAGGAGTATGCAGAAGACATGGCCGGCGCCCACAGCCAGCAGGTTCTTTACGCAGACATCGGTCAGCCCGCTATCATTGCCCTCGGTCCTGATGAGGCAGGGGCCGGAAGCTTCACTGAAGGCAATGCCGAACTGCGCCTGGGGAACGGTGGTGGCAATAATCTCATACAGGTCTTCGGCAGTCTTGATGAAGTGCGTCTGGCCCAGTATGACATTGCAGTCTTCAGGTATCTCGAGTTTTACCGATGTTATCTCCATAAGCCCCCTTTCTTCAGCGCCGGAACCCTTTTGGATTTGGAGGGTTATGCTATAATGGAAATATTTTTCAGGAGATGTCAAGCCAAAATGTCTCGTATTTTCAGCATCGTTATACTCGTCATTGCCCTATGTTATCCCCTTGTGTCGGAAAGCCAAACCCTCTCCGGCCCCGAGGTAAAGAAGGTCAATAGCGATCTCTTCGTCTCCTTCAGCCTCAGCCTTGACGAAAAAGGGCTGGATGCGATCAGGGGAGGCGTGGACAAGGACCTCAAGTTCTATGTCGACCTTTTCAGGATATGGAAGATCTGGCCGGATGAGTTTGTTCTTGGTAAAGCCATTGTCAAGACCGTCAAGGTTGATCCTATCAAGAAAGAATATGTGGCGACTTCAAGCGATGGCAGTCTGCTCATAGAAAAACGGTTTAAATCATTTGAGTCGATGATGGAATGGGTTGTCGTTTTCAGGGACCTGAAGCTTACCAATATCCGGGAACTTGAGCCTGGCCAGTATTTTGTGCGGATCACGGTTGAATCAAAGATCCGCAAGCTCCCTCCTGTCATCGGGTATCTGTTCATCTTTGTTTCCGAAAACGAGTTCAGGGTCATGAAAGACTCGACGGTCTTCACGATCGAGGGCAGCCGATGAAGAACTTCCGGTTCCCGCTTTTTATTTCCCTTATCATTATTTTCATTATTTCGGTATTCTCCATAGAATTCCATTATATGGGGCTCAAAGATGTTCCTGCCCTTACAAAAGTCCTTCTTTTCGCCCTTTTAAACCTCAACCTTGTTGCACTTCTGACGCTGATGTTCTTTGTCGGGAAAAGCCTGATCAGACTCTATTTTGAACGCAAACAGAAGGTGCTTGGATACAAGCTTAAGACGCGCTTTGTCGTGGTCCTTGTTATCATGACACTGATTCCCTCGGCTTTTCTCTTTATCGTTTCCAGCGGTGTTGTGACGAACTACCTGGACCGATGGTTTGATCCCCAGATAAAGCAGCCCCTCGACCTCGCTATCGAAGTTGCCAAGTCTGCTTATGAGATGCAGCGACAGCAGACTCTTGTTTTTGCAAAAGCTGCCGCTTCTGGCCAGAGCCTGCCGGCAGGGATGAAAGCCTACACGCTGCATGCAATTCCTGACAATGCATCAGAGATCATAAAGGCCGGGTTTGAGGGCAAAGAAGATGTGGAGGTCATTTCTGCTGCAGAAGGTGACATAGTCCGTGCCGTCGTGCCGAGGAACAGACTGAAACCTCAGGAAGGCATTATGGTCGTAGAATCGATCATGGACAGAAACATCAGCAAAAATGCAGAGGCACTCCAGACAGCATACAAGAATTATCTCACGCTTGAGTCCTGGAAAATGCCGATCAAGACGAATTATCTCCTGATACTCGGTTTCTCCACCCTGCTGATGGTCTTTATGGCGCTCTGGATAGCGCTCAGAATTTCGCGCGGAATTACAGACCCTATCCAGGCCCTTGCACAGGCAACTGCAGAGGTTGCAAAAGGCAATCTCGATATGTCAGTCAATATCGAACGGGATGACGAGATCGGCCTTCTGGTGAGTTCCTTCAATAACATGGTCCGGGAGTTGAAGGAAAACAAAGAGTCTCTCCAGCATGCATCCCAGGTATCGGACAGACGCAGGCTTGTTATCGAGAAGATCCTTGAAAACGTGAACTCAGGCGTTATATCCCTGGATGCTGAGGGCAATATCCTTATCATCAATAATGCAGCCTGCAAAATACTGAGCATCGCCCCGGCTGATGTAATTAATAGAAAGTATGATGCACTCCTTTCACTCATAGACTCTGATGAACTGAGAGAAACGGTTAAAGGCATCATTATCAGAGATTTTAAGGGTGTCGAAAAAGAGATCAGGATCATGGCGGGAGAGAAGCGCATCCTGCTCAGACTCTTTATCACAAGTCTGAGGGATGCCGAGAATTTCATGGGAACGCTGGTCGTCTTTGATGACCTGACCGAGATTACCAGGGCGCAGAGGGCGATCGCCTGGCAGGAGGTGGCCAGAAGGATAGCACATGAGATCAAGAATCCTCTGACCCCTATAAAGCTGTCGACTGACCATATGGTGAAGAAGTGGCAGAACAATGATGAGGATTTCGGCAAGGTCTTCGAGAGGTCCACAAAAACGATTATCAGGGAAGTGGAGAGCCTTAAGAGGCTGGTCGACGAATTTTCCCGCTTTGGCAAAATGCCCGAGATCCGCAAGGCCCCTGCGCTGCTCTCTTCGATCATTGAGAGCGTGATCAACTTGTACAAGGACTACAAAGGCATTGAGATGCGTCTTTCCCTGCAAGGCAGTGAAGGGCTCATTGAGCTTGACGCTGAGCAGTTCAAAAGGGTCATCATCAATATCGTAAATAATGCCATTCAGGCAATGCAGAATCAGGGACAGATTGATATAATGATACACCAGGATGTCCTTTCTAACCGGGTGTATGTAGATATCGCCGACAACGGACCTGGAATTCGTGAAGAAGACAGGGAGAAGCTTTTCCTGCCCTATTTCTCGACCAGGAAGGACGGCACAGGACTTGGTCTTGCGATTGCCAGCAGGGTCGTGACTGAGCACAGAGGGTATATCAGGGTCCGAGACAATAAACCACACGGGACCATTTTCAGCATAGAACTGCCGATAAAGGAAGGCTAAATGGCAAAAGCTCTTGTATTAATTGTCGATGACGAAGAGGGCATACGGGAAAGCCTGTCCCAGATCATTGAGGATGACTATGAAACCGTTACAGCGTCCTCAGGCGAGGAAGCGGTCAGGATTGCAAAGGAGACGTCACCTGACCTTGTGCTGTTAGACATCTGGATGGACGGCATGGACGGCATCCAGACACTGCAGGAACTCAAAGAGGCACATCCTGACCTCCCCGTTATTATGAGCTCGGGTCATGCAAATATAGAAAATGCGATCAAGGCAACACGGATGGGCGCCTATGATCTCCTCGAAAAGCCCCTCTCTCTCGAGAAGGTCCTTCTTACGGTACAGCGGGCTCTTGAAAAGAAAAACCTTGAGATCGAAAACAGGGCGCTCAAGGAAAACTATTCAAGGCAATGGAGGCTTATCGGGAATTCTGCAAAAATAAAGCAGGTGATTGAGCAGGTACAGATGGCGGGTGCCAGCAATGGCAGGGTGCTCATATTGGGAGAAAGCGGCTCAGGCAAGGAACTTGTTGCACATCTTCTGCATCAGAACAGCCCCCGTCATGGCGGCCCCTTTGTCGAGGTTAACTGCGCTGCCATTCCTCAGGAACTGATCGAAAGCGAACTCTTCGGCCACGAAAAGGGATCCTTTACCGGAGCGTTTGAGCGAAAACAGGGAAAATTCGAACTTGCCGACAAAGGTGCGCTCTTCCTTGACGAAATTGGTGACATGTCGCTCCAGACGCAGGCAAAGGTCCTCAGGGTGATCGAGACGCAGGAGTTCCAGCGCGTCGGCGGCAGCAAGAACATCAAAGTTGATGTGAGGATCATCTCAGCGACGAACAAGGATCTCGCGGAAGAGGTAAAAAAAGGTGCATTCAGGGAAGATCTTTTTTTCCGGCTTAACGTGATCCCGATCAGGGTACCTGGACTCAGGGAGCGTTCAGAGGATATCCCTGCACTGGTGGATCATTTTCTAAATCTCTTTGCTGCCGAGTATGGACAGCAGAAAAAGGAGGTCTCTCCTGAAGCAATCAAGACTCTCCAGAATTATACCTGGCCCGGCAATATCCGCGAGCTGAAGAATGTGCTTGAGAGGCTGGTGATCATGACCCCGTCAAGGATTATCAGCAAGGTGGATCTTATCGCGGCAGGCTCTCCCCGTTCCGATTACTTGTCATTATCCGCGCTGAAAGATGCCCGGGAGGCTTTTGAGAAGGACTTTATTATCAAAAAACTTGAAGAAAATTCCTGGAATGTTTCAAAGACGGCAGAACTGCTTGACATTGAACGGAGCAACCTTCACCGAAAGATCAAGGCCTACGACATCAAGATGCCTTAGGCCGGTTCATTTCAGCCTTATTCCCCTATCTGGTGTATTTTCATGAAATTTGTCTTTGCCTGTGTAGACAGAGGCGAGCCTGAGATGATAACAATGTGATCTCCCTTCTTTGCAATCTTCTCGGAAAGAAGTGATTTTTCCACTTCACGAAGCATCTGGTCCGTACCCTGGAGCGGCCTCATATAATGAGGAACAACACCCCAGCAGAGCGAAAGTCTGGTGAGTATAGACCGGTCAGGAGTAAAGGCGATGATCGGCAGCTTCGGTCTGAATTTGGAGACGAGTCGCGCGGTAAACCCTGACTGCGTAAATGCCACAAGCACCTTTGCCCCTATGTCTTCAGCTGCCATACATGCAGCCTCAGCAAGGGCTTCGGCATAGGAGTTCCCCCTTTCATAACACGAGGCTACTGCGGCGGTCTGTTCCGTAAAGGTGATGATCCTGTTCATCATGACGAACGCCTCAAGCGGATAAGCGCCGGCTGAGGTCTCTACAGAGAGCATCAAGGCATCCGTCCCGTCGAGTACTGCGTTAGCGACATCGGTTGTCTCGGCACGGGTAGGCCTCAGGTGTTCCTTCATTGATTCAAGCATCTGAGTTGCCGTGATCACCAGCTTTCCCTTATTGTTCGCCCTCTTGATAAGGTCTTTCTGTATAAGCGGCACCCGCTCGGGAAATACTTCAACGCCAAGATCCCCCCTGGCGATCATAATGCCGTCAGCCGCATTGAGAATTGCCTCGATATTCTCAAGGGCCTCAGGTTTTTCGATCTTGGCTATGATCGGTATGCTCTTCCCCTTTTTTTTCATCCAGTTTCTGATCTGGCGGATATCTTCTGCCTGCCGGACAAAGGAGACCGCAATATAATCCAGATCCATGCTGAGGCCAAAGGCAAGGTCTCTCTTATCTTTTTCAGTAAAAGACTCCATGGTTATCTTCATGCCGGGAAGATTGACGCCTTTTCTGTCTTTAAGTATTCCCCCTTCGATAACCTTTGTCGTAAGAGACGTGTTCGATTTCATTTCTACTCTCAGCTGGATCAGCCCGTCATCGAGCAGTATTCTGTCACCCGCCTTTGCGTCGGACAGAAGATGCGGATACGATACAAAGATACTTCTTTCATCGCCTTCACCTTCGCCCGGGAATATTGACAGGCTTGACCCTTTCTTTAATTCTACGCCGCCATTTTTCATCAGCCCTACACGGATCTTGATGCCCTGCAGGTCCTGGAGAATTGCGACCGATTTGCGGTATTTTTTTGCAAGCTGCCTGACCTGTTTTATGGTTTTGCGGTGAAACGCATAATCCCCATGAGAAAAATTCAGCCTCGCCACGTCCATGCCCTCGCGGACAAGAGCAGACAGCACCTGCGGTTTGACTGATGCCGGTCCCATCGTGCAGACGATCTTTGCTCTCTTCTGTTTCATTGGATTGCCTTTCCCTTGCCTGATAAAAGATCGCTGTGCGCCGACAGGTTAATGCAATTTTTGTCCCATATAAAATGCTCTTTCCAATTCTCGCCGCGGTCCTTGAAGTCAGAACGAAAATGTGCGCCAACACTTCCTTTTCTCGCAAGTGCTGCCTGAACGATAATTCCTGCGACTGTCAGCATATTTTTCAGTTCGAGCTCCCGG
This window encodes:
- a CDS encoding histidine triad nucleotide-binding protein, producing the protein MSDCIFCKIAEKKIPAKVIFEDDICLAFEDITPQAPVHTLIIPKKHISTTLEVSEADIALVGHLVRTAAKIAKDKGIDGKGFRLVMNTNADGGQTVFHIHLHLLGGRAMHWPPG
- a CDS encoding phosphoribosyl-ATP diphosphatase, producing MILDDLLAVIRNRQINPQPGSYISGLQARGKDEILKKIGEEASEVIIASKNSNREEVIHEIADLWFHCMMLMHQDGLSHDDIFRELEIRFQKRRESDE
- the hisI gene encoding phosphoribosyl-AMP cyclohydrolase, translating into MNIPDLKYDSQGLIPAIIQDVQNNEVLMMAYMNEASLQKTVETGHTHFWSRSRQKFWKKGESSGHVQEVKQILYDCDKDTVLIKVDQKGPGACHTGHRSCFYTDINGSEISGAVFSEEDVYGKK
- a CDS encoding adenosine-specific kinase, with protein sequence MEITSVKLEIPEDCNVILGQTHFIKTAEDLYEIIATTVPQAQFGIAFSEASGPCLIRTEGNDSGLTDVCVKNLLAVGAGHVFCILLRNAFPINILNQVKNCPEVCRIFCATGNPVEVITAVSSQGNGVLGVIDGFSPRGIENAEDKAHRHEFLRKIGHKL
- a CDS encoding DUF4390 domain-containing protein; translated protein: MSRIFSIVILVIALCYPLVSESQTLSGPEVKKVNSDLFVSFSLSLDEKGLDAIRGGVDKDLKFYVDLFRIWKIWPDEFVLGKAIVKTVKVDPIKKEYVATSSDGSLLIEKRFKSFESMMEWVVVFRDLKLTNIRELEPGQYFVRITVESKIRKLPPVIGYLFIFVSENEFRVMKDSTVFTIEGSR
- a CDS encoding HAMP domain-containing protein, with the translated sequence MKNFRFPLFISLIIIFIISVFSIEFHYMGLKDVPALTKVLLFALLNLNLVALLTLMFFVGKSLIRLYFERKQKVLGYKLKTRFVVVLVIMTLIPSAFLFIVSSGVVTNYLDRWFDPQIKQPLDLAIEVAKSAYEMQRQQTLVFAKAAASGQSLPAGMKAYTLHAIPDNASEIIKAGFEGKEDVEVISAAEGDIVRAVVPRNRLKPQEGIMVVESIMDRNISKNAEALQTAYKNYLTLESWKMPIKTNYLLILGFSTLLMVFMALWIALRISRGITDPIQALAQATAEVAKGNLDMSVNIERDDEIGLLVSSFNNMVRELKENKESLQHASQVSDRRRLVIEKILENVNSGVISLDAEGNILIINNAACKILSIAPADVINRKYDALLSLIDSDELRETVKGIIIRDFKGVEKEIRIMAGEKRILLRLFITSLRDAENFMGTLVVFDDLTEITRAQRAIAWQEVARRIAHEIKNPLTPIKLSTDHMVKKWQNNDEDFGKVFERSTKTIIREVESLKRLVDEFSRFGKMPEIRKAPALLSSIIESVINLYKDYKGIEMRLSLQGSEGLIELDAEQFKRVIINIVNNAIQAMQNQGQIDIMIHQDVLSNRVYVDIADNGPGIREEDREKLFLPYFSTRKDGTGLGLAIASRVVTEHRGYIRVRDNKPHGTIFSIELPIKEG
- a CDS encoding sigma-54-dependent Fis family transcriptional regulator, whose protein sequence is MAKALVLIVDDEEGIRESLSQIIEDDYETVTASSGEEAVRIAKETSPDLVLLDIWMDGMDGIQTLQELKEAHPDLPVIMSSGHANIENAIKATRMGAYDLLEKPLSLEKVLLTVQRALEKKNLEIENRALKENYSRQWRLIGNSAKIKQVIEQVQMAGASNGRVLILGESGSGKELVAHLLHQNSPRHGGPFVEVNCAAIPQELIESELFGHEKGSFTGAFERKQGKFELADKGALFLDEIGDMSLQTQAKVLRVIETQEFQRVGGSKNIKVDVRIISATNKDLAEEVKKGAFREDLFFRLNVIPIRVPGLRERSEDIPALVDHFLNLFAAEYGQQKKEVSPEAIKTLQNYTWPGNIRELKNVLERLVIMTPSRIISKVDLIAAGSPRSDYLSLSALKDAREAFEKDFIIKKLEENSWNVSKTAELLDIERSNLHRKIKAYDIKMP
- the pyk gene encoding pyruvate kinase, producing the protein MKQKRAKIVCTMGPASVKPQVLSALVREGMDVARLNFSHGDYAFHRKTIKQVRQLAKKYRKSVAILQDLQGIKIRVGLMKNGGVELKKGSSLSIFPGEGEGDERSIFVSYPHLLSDAKAGDRILLDDGLIQLRVEMKSNTSLTTKVIEGGILKDRKGVNLPGMKITMESFTEKDKRDLAFGLSMDLDYIAVSFVRQAEDIRQIRNWMKKKGKSIPIIAKIEKPEALENIEAILNAADGIMIARGDLGVEVFPERVPLIQKDLIKRANNKGKLVITATQMLESMKEHLRPTRAETTDVANAVLDGTDALMLSVETSAGAYPLEAFVMMNRIITFTEQTAAVASCYERGNSYAEALAEAACMAAEDIGAKVLVAFTQSGFTARLVSKFRPKLPIIAFTPDRSILTRLSLCWGVVPHYMRPLQGTDQMLREVEKSLLSEKIAKKGDHIVIISGSPLSTQAKTNFMKIHQIGE